In Pectobacterium brasiliense, a single genomic region encodes these proteins:
- the yfbV gene encoding terminus macrodomain insulation protein YfbV, with the protein MATKPDSRISWLQLLQRGQHYMKTWPAEKQLAPVFPENRVARATRFGIRIMPPLAVFTLTWQIALGGQLGPAIATALFACSLPLQGLWWLGRRSVTPLPPTLAQWFHEIRHKLLESGQALAPLEEAPTYQSLADVLKRAFSQLDKTFLDDL; encoded by the coding sequence ATGGCGACGAAACCAGACAGTAGAATCAGTTGGCTACAGCTACTCCAACGTGGGCAGCATTACATGAAAACGTGGCCAGCAGAAAAGCAGCTGGCGCCAGTCTTTCCTGAAAACCGTGTAGCGCGAGCGACACGGTTCGGCATCCGCATCATGCCGCCGCTGGCGGTGTTTACCTTAACATGGCAGATTGCGCTCGGCGGCCAACTCGGCCCGGCCATTGCTACCGCGCTGTTTGCCTGTAGCCTGCCGTTGCAAGGCCTTTGGTGGCTTGGCCGCCGTTCCGTGACGCCTTTACCGCCGACGCTGGCACAGTGGTTCCATGAGATTCGTCATAAGCTGCTGGAGTCAGGTCAGGCATTGGCCCCATTGGAAGAAGCGCCGACTTACCAATCATTGGCAGATGTGCTGAAGCGGGCATTTAGCCAGCTTGATAAAACCTTCCTTGATGATTTGTGA
- the ackA gene encoding acetate kinase, producing MSSKLVLVLNCGSSSLKFAIIDAINGEEYLSGLAECFNLPEARIKWKMDGGKHDAELGAGAAHSEALNFIVNTILSQKPELSAQLVAIGHRIVHGGEKFTQSAIITDDVLQGIKDSVPFAPLHNPAHLIGIDEALKSFPHLADKNVAVFDTAFHQTMPEESYLYALPYKLYKENHIRRYGFHGTSHYFVSREAAKVLNKPVEELNVITCHLGNGGSVTAIRNGECVDTSMGLTPLEGLVMGTRCGDIDPAVIFHLHDALGMDIDRINTLMTKESGLLGLTEVTSDCRYVEDNYETKADAKRAMDVYCHRLAKYIGSYAALMEGRLDAVIFTGGIGENAAMVRELSLKKLGLLGFDVDHERNLAARFGKAGNIAKDGTRPALVIPTNEELVIAEDAYRLTA from the coding sequence ATGTCGAGTAAGTTAGTACTGGTTCTTAACTGCGGTAGTTCATCCCTGAAATTCGCGATCATCGATGCGATTAACGGAGAAGAGTACCTGTCTGGTTTAGCCGAATGTTTCAACCTGCCTGAAGCCCGCATCAAATGGAAAATGGACGGCGGTAAACACGACGCCGAACTGGGTGCCGGTGCAGCTCACAGCGAAGCGCTGAACTTCATCGTCAATACCATTCTGTCTCAGAAACCAGAGCTGTCAGCTCAACTGGTTGCTATTGGTCACCGTATTGTTCACGGCGGTGAGAAGTTCACCCAATCCGCGATCATCACTGATGATGTTCTTCAGGGTATCAAAGATTCCGTACCTTTTGCACCTCTGCACAACCCGGCGCACCTGATCGGCATCGACGAAGCACTGAAATCTTTCCCGCACCTGGCTGATAAGAACGTCGCTGTTTTCGACACCGCGTTCCACCAGACCATGCCGGAAGAATCCTACCTTTATGCACTGCCGTACAAACTGTATAAAGAAAACCACATCCGTCGCTACGGCTTCCACGGCACCAGCCACTACTTTGTTTCTCGTGAAGCCGCTAAAGTGCTGAACAAACCAGTAGAAGAGCTGAACGTTATCACTTGCCATCTGGGCAACGGTGGTTCCGTTACTGCAATCCGTAATGGCGAATGCGTTGACACCTCTATGGGTCTGACGCCGCTGGAAGGTCTGGTGATGGGTACGCGCTGCGGCGATATCGACCCGGCTGTGATTTTCCACCTGCACGACGCTCTGGGCATGGACATTGATCGCATCAACACCCTGATGACCAAAGAATCTGGTCTGTTGGGTCTGACTGAAGTGACCAGCGACTGCCGCTACGTTGAAGATAACTACGAGACGAAAGCAGATGCTAAACGTGCAATGGACGTTTACTGCCACCGTCTGGCGAAATACATCGGTTCTTACGCTGCACTGATGGAAGGCCGTCTGGATGCCGTCATCTTCACCGGTGGTATCGGTGAAAACGCCGCAATGGTTCGTGAACTTTCGCTGAAAAAACTGGGCCTGCTGGGCTTTGACGTCGATCACGAACGCAACCTGGCTGCGCGCTTCGGTAAAGCAGGCAACATCGCTAAAGATGGCACCCGCCCTGCGCTGGTTATCCCGACCAATGAAGAGTTGGTCATCGCCGAAGACGCTTACCGTCTGACCGCGTAA